The genomic window ccattcaaacggataaccgcatcttaacgtcttctgattcctgccaaaaatcgactaatttgttgctaaggtagcagcaaccatttctgatgaggggcattgtttatttcatgatgtgtttgaactggggtgtcctttcgcgcacttcccgcccaatagtgtcccatatatgctcgatatggttcaaatctggGCTACGATCCGTCCACGGAAGATGacccgaattccattggaacaatgaatCTTCCTCCATGatgctaattttcaattttagcgagctctgcactacattggatacggaaaactgtgtgtctgttcgtgaacaaaggtctccgaaatggtcttatcgcacgataaccagtagcgatgaatcaatctcgaacagttcttgttaaaaggtcCCTGTATGCCAAACACTCTCTTTTttggattgtattgtatgcaaggggtttccttctgaccaaccttttttatgcttgattttccctagcaaatggtaaaGAGGGTCTTCTTTAtttcggaaggtctttaacatcgtttagtgccatttttaattctcaaaacgacttctagtggaatggtgatgaccaacaatacgtgcagttatTACAGCGACCTCCTGCTTcactcatgctgataatctgtcaTCTTGCTCCAGTTAAGAGTTGTCGatgacccattacaaggtgtcaatcacataactttaaaattttggttatttaaagtgttgaaaacaatgaggatgaaaacacctgttttgctgtttacgggtacagtagctgcatgtgcagataaaaacttaccgagtcgatatttattgattaaactcaggtgatacttaaataatgtttaagtagttctattttaccaaattatatcacaaaaaaataaaaagtgtttttttaatttcaatttcaatttggtgttgcaatacttttttccatgtgtatatttcaatgacgacttcagtatgcaTACTAAGGAGATTTACCCGCCGCTGAACTGAAATTGaaactaatactaacaatgaacactgTCCTTTCCTTTcctttcctggatcttgatatcCATTTCTTTAATGAGAACCctaatacttttaaaaatttacGATTGAGTGATTATCTACCGTTGCAAATAGGCAATTATCCCTTTTAGGACAGTAACGAACGTTCCCTTGACATCATTCtatggtgtttatatattccaaaagaggggcgaaagataccagaggtacaattaaactcatacatcgaaaataaactaacaacgccatggctgaaaatgaaaaagaaaaaagataaataatagtGCACAAgcaacaacatagaaaacaaaagactgagcaacacgaaccccacaaaaaacttggggtgatcattcaacattcaacggatattaacaaaagaaatctctgtattattGAAATACCAATGGCAAGATACGTGTTATATTTTCTCGtataatttgtaataacatgaaacAGCAGGGATTGTAGTAAGGTTTATTTTCatgtgatgaagacataatcttttggTCCGTTACATAGAGGCCTTGAGCTTACATGTCAGTAATTCTAGTTAGTAGTCATGGGGTCCTGCACATTTTGGACACTACAGGTATTCAAAGTAGCCATCTTGTATTCAGGTAACCACTCCTCGGTAAAGTTCTGGATAGGACCTGGTTCAAGTTAACGGTATTGACCGATTAAACAGTTATCTAAGATCCTGAACCTGTTTAGTACTGAAGGGTATCTTAGTGGCAACTAAACGTATATATTATTACTCTTTTGGTACTCCTTTGTATTACCATCAGCAAAGTTCTGCTTATGAAAGGTTTTGATAGAGTGTGTTgccaatataaaataatttaatccTGATTGGTTGCATTGTCAACTAGGTCAAAGATTGATTTGATAATTTATATGAGCGGAAACAGATTTGCATAATGATAAATatgcataaaaaaagaaaaattaaccgCTGTAATTTGCTGCTCTTTCGGTGTTATAACTTTATctataaacaaattatataaagaaCAGAACTATATGCACCAAAGTATTTTAACGCAAACGTGCATGTATAATGTTTTTCACTTTGGATAGTAGATGAAAGAACCGTTATAACATATCGTGGTATATTTAATCATCTCTTTGCCACGCAATATTTTCATAGGCATAGAACTACTAATTCGTGCTAGGTCCCAAAATACATACAAGAAAGTACATAtgtagtacatattttaaacaaattagttCCTACATTAATCAGTACCtttgtaaaaaagtaaaacatttacgCAATGTTGGTATCGTGCAAGGACTTGTGTTATTCTTTGAAACTACCGTTAGTATATGAAATGACAATGGGAATGCATATTTGGCCTGTTGCTCTGATCAGAAAGATAAGTTTTCTATAGCAATACACTTTACCATGCAATTAAAGGAATGTTGAATTTCAGCAAAATTCAAGATACGGTATAGTTTTACTGTGAAATGGCTGCAACTTTATTTGAACATTAAACAACATTTCTATTAATGCTTGAAATTCCATTATTTACATAGAAATCAATGAGGCTATTGATTAGTGGTTTTATTCCTACATCGGGCCTTCGGTGAATCGTTTAGACGAGTCCTGTATTTAAGATGGAATggactattttttttcttctgctcATATTCTTTAATGTGTAGCATTAGCGGAAATTCATAATTAAAGAAGTATTTATAGCAACAactaaaaaatatgtacatttattGAATCATAATTCATACATtcgtttataaaaataaactacaaaatatATTAGACAGAGAAATTGTGATGGAATTAACTTCAGACCTGCACGCATTCCTTTTTTTACAATATTGAAATTTCCTTTCACAAAAACACATTACATATATCCCCATGTTTAATAACATTGTTGTGGATAAAAGCAATCTCGAGACATTTTATACCAAACTTagggaaaatatgatataaaaaataccACAAAAAGAGTCTTCCCTGTCATTCATATGTTTGAATCTGAACAAGGGTGACTGTTATGTATGTTACAAGGGAACCCATCCTAAAAACTGACAACACAACATCGAATCCTAAAGACAGTGTTAAGTCGTTATATATTACACGAAATGAGGGAGAATATACTTAAAAATAACAATCTTGAAATGTATTTGTCAAGATCAAAAGGTAGCTAATATTATTAATCAACAATAAGAATAGaaaatgttgacaaaaaaaaacgtCAAACGCAGGCCATTACTTTTAGGCGAAACTCATTTGATGTTTTCATTGGTTAGTTAAATtaagaaaacattaaaaacatattAACACTGTGTGACGGGTGACAGCTGtcttcaattcgtttgatgtttttgagcttttgattttgccctttgattagggactttccgtttttaatatttctgggagttcgatatttttcttattctatttttttcGTCTACGCGAAACTCACAAGTTATACTCATGACTGACACAAATTCAAATAAAgaacaaggttgaagagcattgaggacaaaatattccgaaaggttttgccaacTTCATCTAATGTAATAACTTATTTATACGCGTTAATTAATGTGTAGTTTGGTCATTCTTACAAGTATTCCTTTTCTAAATAGTCTTCTTCTGATATAACATTATGTTGTATGCCAACGTAAGACGGAAACTGATTCATTTCACACATGAAGTGTTGGTACATGTGACTGGGAAATCATGGCATGCCATTGCAACCAATGAAATAATAAACTTGTGTAATcttaactgcaaaaaaaaaaaaaacaagcaacgCGTGTGATTATGTATGGGTACAAAGATAGTATCGCATTTTCtcgttatatatattttctatagaaAAAATGAATCCCGCTTCTCAGGATCTGGTGCGTTCGATTCCAACCTTTGTTGAATAGATTTGCCGATTTCAAAGCCGTAGGTCGGTCGTTATTTACTGATATTTCCAATGTAGCCAATTGTGCTGAAAGTTATATTAAAcacctatcaatcaatcaatcagatagAAATAATGTTCTTTTGATATCAAGATATATCGTGCATTTGTATTAAAGAAAcataacaaaaagaaacaaatatccaTTAAATGGCACCGTAGATTCCAAGGAACAAATAATGCAAACAATGTCATCTCATGTTTTAAGAAACATATATCCATCTATTTATCCATCTATTTGGTCCAAATGTTCAAAGAAATAAAGCACTGATTGTTGTTAGTAATTTTCGCCGTCATGAAATAAAACGTCTAATGGCATTTTACTTTCGGTGATCTAAGTTAAATCAAAGCATACACGTGGGTGGTTGTTTTTACTCCTTACACATATCTCGTTGGAGTTCTATTGTCTCTGTTTGCTTCCGCTTTTGAATCCTCGCGAGAGTTTGACTTGCTGTATCGTCTGCTTTTTGTCGCTATGATTGGTGTCTGGAATACAACGTTCCTGTTGTAGTTGCTGTTCTGTCGACGGttctttctgttgatattaaCAATGTAGTAGACGATTAACAGAATAAGGCTGACCAGCGCAAGGCCTAGCAGACTGACCAGTGTTAGGAACAACACGGAATCTGTTAGCTTCCCTTCCACGAATTTCGTCACATTAGCTCTGGCAGCTGGAATAAATTAAGCAGAACATGTATAACCCATAACACAATTAGTCTGAAAATATGCAATGTTGGAACTCAGGAGGTAATTATGATCAATTTGTGATCCTTTTGtgacatttttcttataaaaaaaattgacatccAAAAAGAAGAGCtacaaaaaaaccaacatttcGAGGAATACTCTATAAACGGAAAACCCTtgccaaatggcaaaatcaaaagctcaaataaatcaaatgaatgaataacaCCTGTGCCTATTCGATCTGTTATTTGATACCTCAGTAATTGGTTTGTGATTATATCCCAACATTAAATAGTTGAGTTTTCTCATATATAatcatttatcaaatataaaacattttttttattataatcctggtacctttgataactatttgatatCAAGGAATGGAAAGTACCTCAATCTTTTCATTCAAGAACATCGCATTTAtcttcttagtttttttttatttattacaaataacACTTGGGAATATATGATGCATTTTTTCAATGACGTCTACGATGAAAATGGTGAATAAACAAAATTTACGAACATCATATTGAAATCAGTGTTGCATGTCATCCAATTAGATATCTAGTTGTCAATAAatgcaacaatagtataccgctgtcaaATAGtcattaaaggcaacagtagtataacgctgttcaatagtcattaaagacaacagtagtataaagCTGTCCAATAGCCattaaagacaacagtagtatatcgctatCTAAAAGTCactaaagacaacagtagtataacgctgtccAGTAGTCattaaagacaacagtagtataccgctgtcaaATAGTcttaaagacaacagtagtatacctccgTCCAATAGTCACTAAagacaacagtaatataccgctgtccAATAGTCattaaagacaacagtagtataacgctgtagaaccaggtttaatccaccattttctacatttaaaaatgcctgtaccaagtcaggaatatgacagttcttgtccattcgtttttgatgcgttttgttatttgattttgccatgtgattatggactttcccaattgatcttcctctaagttcagtatttttgtgattttactttttccaatagtcattaaagacaacagtagtataccgctgtccaaTAGTCattaaagacaacagtagtataacgctgtccAATAGTCattaaagacaacagtagtataccgctgtccaaTAGTCattaaagacaacagtagtataccgctgtccaaTCGTCGTAAATAGATTTAGCTTAAACAAATCTAGTTCACAAACCACAACTGAGGATAAGgaaaaacgtaaaatcacaaaaatacttaacgccgtggaaaattcaaaacggaaattgcCTAATCAAacggtaaaatcaaaagctcaaataaatctaacgaatggacaacaactgttatattcctgtcttggtacagacAATGTTCTTATGTAGATAATGGCGGATTAAACTTATGGAAACACTTAAACTATAGGATATCAGAAGGAAACAAATGAACATCAGACACACTGCACTGCTGCAAATACAAACGCCAATGTACATAATTATAGCTATAGAAGAGGATTATTTGATGGCAACTGCCATATTGTCCACACTTTGGTACAGACATAATTATAACAAACATTTCTTCTttaattgtccgtttataaacttaaaattatCAAGAAACTAAGGGTCAACTCCCTTAGATGAATTTGACTAATATTTGATGTCCTTTTTGGCCATGTAGATTTTCAACTGTTTTGTTTCTTATACATAATATGCTTTCAAATATTGTTTCAGATAAATAACGTTCATTGAaagattttttaacaatataacaATATTACGCTGTGAACACTCAATGTTAATAAACAAAAATGCTTGTTAATTTCTCAAGGTTATCTTTGTCTAATGAGGTAAGAACCTTAGCTTCTAAATAATTCTTTAGTTTATGAACGTAAAATTAAAGATCATTATGTAATAAATCATACCTTCTGATCTGAGATGTATctgttttatcaagatttttatgtttaactaaggattttcttatccaaggcatagattagcTTAGCCGGTTTTGGAACAACTTCTTGGAATTTCGGAttctcaattctcttcaactttatacttgtttggctttataaatattttgatctgagcgtcactgatgagtcttgaatgtgtagacgaaacgcgagtctggctgactaaattataatcatgatacCTTTGTATCTTTGATTACTATTATGAAGGATAATTAAAGAACGGTAACAATTATCAATCATACCTTCTGATCTGAGATATACCTGTTTTATCGAGAAGTTTATGAACGCAGAATTaaagatctgagcgtcactgatgagtcttgtgtagacgaaacgcgaatctggcttactaaattataatccttatacctttgattactattatgAACGCAGAATTAAAGAACGGAAACAGTTATCCATCAATCCTTCTGATCTGAgatgtatcttttttttatcGAGAAGCTATAACATCTTACCTCTCTTTCTCTCTCTTTCATTAATTGTCTTTTCTATATCAccttcaataaaattaaaataaaaatctatacaTATAGATAAGATTGGAAGTtgaacgaaataaaaaaaaaatgctatcgGGGTGCTGTCTGGTTTCTTTTAAACAAGAGCTTACagagttttggtatttttttcttttttgtcatcATTGCATTGTCATGTTAAAGGggtattttaaatacatgtacatgtaaaactaTAGCTAAAATATACCGTTTTATTAATGGTACACTTTCGGTAAAcatttgcatctgtcctaagtcaggaatctgatgttcagtggttgtcgtttgttaatgtggttcataaatgtttctcgtttctcgttttttatatagattagaccgttggttttcccgtttgaatggttttacactagtaagtttttagaccctttatagcttgatgttcggtgtaagcctaggctccgtgttgaagaccgtaccttgacctataatggtatacttttataaattgtgacttgaaatgagagttgtctcattggcactcataccacatcttcctatatctacataccAATGAatcatatatacaatttttttttctaaaaatctttgTCGTAAAAAAAGTACGAAGCAAATACAATGTAGCTAGATGAGCTTTTACTTAACTAACAAAATcattcacaaataaaaaaaaatcaatttaattattaatatcaataatatattaactgtttacaaaagtatgaattatccTCGagatactaaggattttcttattttcttatccaagacatagaccttttggattatagctcttcatcttttatataagatttggatttcaaatattttggccacgagcatcactgaaaagacatgtcTTGTCGAAATGCggatctggtgcaagaaaattggtaccgttaatattattaacttagccgtatttggcacaattttttgaattttttatacttgtttggctttctaactattttaatctgcgcgtcactgatcagtcttatgtagacgaaactcgcgtctgacgtattaaattataagcctggtacctaaaataactacaaacacaaatgaaaattTGTCAGAACTAACCTTCTGTGACGAAATGAAAAACTTCAAGATGAAACCCCATCTGTTGCATAGAACCATCAGATGAAAACTTAAGCAGAATTTCTGGTCCTCTTGAGGTGTACAGACTTCCGCTAGACTTTGTTCCACAAAACTTTACAGAGGTCCTATAAAAGATATTAATCGACTAATAAAGATGTTGCGTGCATAACCTAGATCAAAATTAACATAAACTAGATCAAAATTAACATAAACTAGATCAAAATTAACATAAACTagatcaaaattaatataaactaGATCAAAATTAACATAAACTAGATCAAAATTAATATAGAAGTGGTTGCATCCTGACGAAAATTCCTTTTACTACTTTTTATTCAACccattaaaaagatttaaaatcataaaaaggtAGAAGACAACAATTCTATCTCACATAATAACTAAGTTTTTAGAAATGTATGAGAGTCTGGATGAAATTTACAGAGTAGCGAATAATCTACAGAAAGAATAGAATAAAATcggcaaaaatataaagaaaagagatcATTAAAATAAACTAAAGAATTCAGAAACGCCGGACATCAACATGCAGCACCAATGAAAACAACATACCGGGTATCATATATCTTAATActatgtaaaaaaattatttcagcATACATAATCTAACTCAAAATTTAATATTCTATACCTATAAGTTACATTGTATCAATCAAAAGAAACGAGAATCGCTTATAAGTCGACCATAGGTGAAAGATCGGAGTAGGAATAGGCGATTGTCTTGCTTTGAGGTATGTGGTCTTagtataaaataaggagatgttgtttGATAgacagttaaaagtaaaatcacaaaaatactggactctgaggaaaattcaaaacggaaagtccttaatcaaaggacaaaaacaaaagctcaagcacaacattggataacaaatgtcatattcctatCTTGGTTCagccattttcttatatagaaatggtggattaaaactgggtttatagctagctagataaaggcaacagcagtataccgctgttagaaattaataaatcgatagagagaaaaaacaagagaactacgacacaaaagaaacacaaacctct from Mytilus galloprovincialis chromosome 5, xbMytGall1.hap1.1, whole genome shotgun sequence includes these protein-coding regions:
- the LOC143076385 gene encoding uncharacterized protein LOC143076385, encoding MILIFLVVFLHDVLAAEEILRDRSDIKVKTPNYPGNYPHNSTKIWRFKHNYGVWSVSIDRFVLENSLDCRKDFLEIMENKTSVKFCGTKSSGSLYTSRGPEILLKFSSDGSMQQMGFHLEVFHFVTEGDIEKTINERERKRAARANVTKFVEGKLTDSVLFLTLVSLLGLALVSLILLIVYYIVNINRKNRRQNSNYNRNVVFQTPIIATKSRRYSKSNSREDSKAEANRDNRTPTRYV